The Equus caballus isolate H_3958 breed thoroughbred chromosome 12, TB-T2T, whole genome shotgun sequence genome contains a region encoding:
- the MRGPRF gene encoding mas-related G-protein coupled receptor member F isoform X2, whose product MCPGVSEAPELYSRGFLTIEQITMLPPPAVMNYIFLLLCLCGLVGNGLVLWFFGFSIKRSPFSTYFLHLASADVGYLFSKAVFSILNTGGFLGAFADYIRAVSRILGLCMFLAGVSLLPAISSERCLSVIFPAWYWRRRPKRLSAVVCTLLWILSLLVTSIHNYFCVFLGRQASGAACRHMDAFLGILLFLVFCPLMVLPCLALILHVECRARRRQRSAKLNHVILAMVSIFLVSSIYLGIDWFLFWVFQIPAPFPEYVTDLCICINSGSKPVVYFLAGRDKSQRLWEPLRVVFQRALRDGAELAEAGGGTPNTVTMEMQCPSGNAS is encoded by the coding sequence ATGTGTCCCGGTGTGAGCGAGGCCCCAGAACTCTACAGCCGCGGCTTCCTGACCATCGAGCAGATCACCATGCTGCCCCCACCGGCTGTCATGAACTACATCTTCCTGCTCCTGTGTCTGTGCGGCCTGGTGGGCAACGGGCTGGTCCTCTGGTTCTTCGGCTTCTCCATCAAGAGGAGCCCCTTCTCCACCTACTTCCTGCACTTGGCCAGCGCCGACGTGGGCTATCTCTTTAGCAAGGCCGTGTTCTCCATCCTGAACACAGGCGGCTTCCTGGGTGCGTTTGCCGACTACATCCGCGCCGTGTCCAGGATCCTGGGGCTCTGCATGTTTCTCGCCGGCGTGAGCCTCCTGCCGGCCATCAGCTCGGAGCGCTGCCTGTCGGTCATCTTCCCCGCCTGGTACTGGCGCCGGCGGCCCAAGCGCCTGTCGGCTGTAGTGTGCACCCTGCTCTGGATCCTCTCGCTCCTGGTCACCAGCATCCACAACTACTTCTGTGTGTTCCTGGGCCGCCAGGCCTCTGGGGCGGCCTGCAGGCACATGGACGCCTTCCTGGGCATCCTGCTTTTCCTGGTGTTCTGCCCGCTGATGGTGCTGCCCTGCCTGGCGCTCATCCTGCACGTGGAATGCCGGGCCCGGCGGCGCCAGCGCTCCGCCAAGCTCAACCACGTCATCCTGGCCATGGTCTCCATTTTCCTCGTGTCCTCCATCTACTTGGGGATCGACTGGTTCCTCTTCTGGGTCTTCCAGATCCCGGCCCCCTTCCCCGAGTACGTCACCGACCTGTGCATCTGCATCAACAGCGGCTCCAAGCCCGTCGTCTACTTCCTGGCCGGGAGAGACAAGTCACAGAGGCTGTGGGAGCCTCTAAGGGTGGTCTTCCAGCGGGCCCTGCGAGACGGCGCCGAGCTGGCGGAGGCCGGGGGTGGCACGCCCAACACGGTCACCATggagatgcagtgtccctccggGAACGCCTCCTGA
- the MRGPRF gene encoding mas-related G-protein coupled receptor member F isoform X1, translating to MAGNCSWEPHPSNRNKMCPGVSEAPELYSRGFLTIEQITMLPPPAVMNYIFLLLCLCGLVGNGLVLWFFGFSIKRSPFSTYFLHLASADVGYLFSKAVFSILNTGGFLGAFADYIRAVSRILGLCMFLAGVSLLPAISSERCLSVIFPAWYWRRRPKRLSAVVCTLLWILSLLVTSIHNYFCVFLGRQASGAACRHMDAFLGILLFLVFCPLMVLPCLALILHVECRARRRQRSAKLNHVILAMVSIFLVSSIYLGIDWFLFWVFQIPAPFPEYVTDLCICINSGSKPVVYFLAGRDKSQRLWEPLRVVFQRALRDGAELAEAGGGTPNTVTMEMQCPSGNAS from the coding sequence ATGTGTCCCGGTGTGAGCGAGGCCCCAGAACTCTACAGCCGCGGCTTCCTGACCATCGAGCAGATCACCATGCTGCCCCCACCGGCTGTCATGAACTACATCTTCCTGCTCCTGTGTCTGTGCGGCCTGGTGGGCAACGGGCTGGTCCTCTGGTTCTTCGGCTTCTCCATCAAGAGGAGCCCCTTCTCCACCTACTTCCTGCACTTGGCCAGCGCCGACGTGGGCTATCTCTTTAGCAAGGCCGTGTTCTCCATCCTGAACACAGGCGGCTTCCTGGGTGCGTTTGCCGACTACATCCGCGCCGTGTCCAGGATCCTGGGGCTCTGCATGTTTCTCGCCGGCGTGAGCCTCCTGCCGGCCATCAGCTCGGAGCGCTGCCTGTCGGTCATCTTCCCCGCCTGGTACTGGCGCCGGCGGCCCAAGCGCCTGTCGGCTGTAGTGTGCACCCTGCTCTGGATCCTCTCGCTCCTGGTCACCAGCATCCACAACTACTTCTGTGTGTTCCTGGGCCGCCAGGCCTCTGGGGCGGCCTGCAGGCACATGGACGCCTTCCTGGGCATCCTGCTTTTCCTGGTGTTCTGCCCGCTGATGGTGCTGCCCTGCCTGGCGCTCATCCTGCACGTGGAATGCCGGGCCCGGCGGCGCCAGCGCTCCGCCAAGCTCAACCACGTCATCCTGGCCATGGTCTCCATTTTCCTCGTGTCCTCCATCTACTTGGGGATCGACTGGTTCCTCTTCTGGGTCTTCCAGATCCCGGCCCCCTTCCCCGAGTACGTCACCGACCTGTGCATCTGCATCAACAGCGGCTCCAAGCCCGTCGTCTACTTCCTGGCCGGGAGAGACAAGTCACAGAGGCTGTGGGAGCCTCTAAGGGTGGTCTTCCAGCGGGCCCTGCGAGACGGCGCCGAGCTGGCGGAGGCCGGGGGTGGCACGCCCAACACGGTCACCATggagatgcagtgtccctccggGAACGCCTCCTGA